The sequence TCATGGCCTCTTCGCAGCCCTTGCGGACCGCGGGGATGTATTCACGGGGAACGACGCCGCCCTTGATCTCGTCGACGAATTCGTAACCGCCACCTGGCTCGAGGGGCTCCAGGCGAATGTGGACGTGACCGAACTGGCCGCGACCACCACTCTGCTTGGCATACTTGTGCTCGACTTCCACCTTCTTGCGGATGGCTTCGCGGTAGGCAACCTGGGGCTTGCCCACGTTGGCGTCCACCTTGAACTCGCGCAGCAGGCGGTCCTTGATGATGTCGAGATGCAGCTCACCCATGCCGGAAATGATCGTCTGTCCGGTTTCCTCGTCGCTCTTGACGCGGAAGGAGGGATCTTCGAGAGCGAGCTTCTGGAGCGAGACGCCCAGCTTTTCCTGGTCGCCCTTGGTCTTGGGCTCGATCGCGATGGAGATGACCGGTTCGGGGAACTCCATGGACTCGAGAATGACCGGGCTCTTCTCGTCGCAAAGGGTGTGGCCGGTGATGGTGGTCTTGAGACCCACAGCCGCGGCGATATCCCCGGCGCGCACTTCCTTGATTTCTTCACGCTTGTTGGCGTGCATCTGGAGGATACGGCCGACACGCTCACGCTTGCCGCTCGAGGAATTCAGGATGTAGGAACCCGCCTCCATCACGCCCGAGTACACGCGGAAGAAGGTGAGCTGGCCGACGAAGGGGTCGGTCATGATCTTGAAGGCCAGTGCGGCAAAGGGCTCTTCGTCGCTGGCCTTGCGGGTGATTTCCTTCTCGGGATCGTCGACGTCCGTGCCCTTGATGGCGGGAACGTCGACCGGCGCCGGCATGTACCAGATGACGGCGTCGAGGAGGTCCTGCACACCCTTGTTCTTGAAGGCCGTGCCGCAGAGAACCGGAATCGCCTTGATGTTGATCGTGACGTTGCGGATGGTCTGGCGGATCTCGTCGACGCTGAACTCGTGACCTTCCAGGAACTTCTCGGCGAATGTGTCGTCGAAGTCACTGAGAGTCTCGAGCATCTTCTCGCGGTATTCCTTGGCCTGATCGGCAAGGTTCGCGGGGATCTCGCCCTCGATCACCGTGGCGCCGAGGTCTTCGGAGCCGTAGGTATGGGCCTTCATGGTCACCAGGTCGACGCTGCCCTCGAACTGATCTTCGGCACCGATGGGAATCTGAAGAACGAGCGGGCGATGGCCCAGGCGCTCTTCGATCTCACCGACGACGTTAAAGAAGTCGGCACCGATGCGGTCCATCTTGTTCACAAAGGCCATGCGGGGGACTTTGTAGCGGTCGGCCTGGCGCCACACGGTCTCGGACTGGGGCTCTACGCCACCGACCGAGCAGAACACGCCCACGGCGCCGTCGAGCACCTTGAGCGAGCGCTCCACCTCAATGGTGA is a genomic window of Chrysiogenia bacterium containing:
- the fusA gene encoding elongation factor G; this translates as MARSNPIDRYRNIGIMAHIDAGKTTTTERILYYTGISHKIGEVHDGAATMDWMEQEKERGITITSAATTCFWKDHRVNIIDTPGHVDFTIEVERSLKVLDGAVGVFCSVGGVEPQSETVWRQADRYKVPRMAFVNKMDRIGADFFNVVGEIEERLGHRPLVLQIPIGAEDQFEGSVDLVTMKAHTYGSEDLGATVIEGEIPANLADQAKEYREKMLETLSDFDDTFAEKFLEGHEFSVDEIRQTIRNVTINIKAIPVLCGTAFKNKGVQDLLDAVIWYMPAPVDVPAIKGTDVDDPEKEITRKASDEEPFAALAFKIMTDPFVGQLTFFRVYSGVMEAGSYILNSSSGKRERVGRILQMHANKREEIKEVRAGDIAAAVGLKTTITGHTLCDEKSPVILESMEFPEPVISIAIEPKTKGDQEKLGVSLQKLALEDPSFRVKSDEETGQTIISGMGELHLDIIKDRLLREFKVDANVGKPQVAYREAIRKKVEVEHKYAKQSGGRGQFGHVHIRLEPLEPGGGYEFVDEIKGGVVPREYIPAVRKGCEEAMNRGVYAGYPMVDVKVSLFDGSYHEVDSSEMAFKIAGSMAFKEGALKAGPVIMEPVMAVEVVCPEEFMGTIIGDLNGRRGQIKGTRQRSNMQVIDADVPLGEMFGYATDVRSATQGRATYTMQFSHYADVPKSIADEIVAKARGQAAS